A part of Microbacterium terregens genomic DNA contains:
- the rsmI gene encoding 16S rRNA (cytidine(1402)-2'-O)-methyltransferase — MIILAATPIGNLGDASRRLVEALESATVIAAEDTRTTQRLLAGLGVVNRPRLIALHDHNEKERAGELVALAREQDILVLSDAGMPTVSDPGYGLVAAAAAAGVAVSVIPGPSAVLAALAVSGLPTDRFTFEGFLPRKPGDRRAALRALATERRTMVFFESATRVAASLTDIAAALGAERRVALCRELTKLYEEVVRGTAASLAEWAADGVRGELVLVVEGAPAAQISFPDAVTQVLELVRTGTRLKDAAGEVSGHTGHSSRELYQAALAVKN, encoded by the coding sequence GTGATCATCCTGGCCGCGACCCCGATCGGAAACCTCGGCGACGCGTCACGTCGCCTGGTGGAGGCCCTGGAGTCGGCGACCGTGATCGCGGCCGAGGACACCCGCACCACGCAGAGACTGCTGGCCGGCCTCGGAGTGGTCAACCGCCCGCGCCTGATCGCCCTGCACGACCACAACGAGAAGGAGCGTGCCGGCGAACTGGTCGCCCTCGCCCGTGAGCAGGACATCCTGGTTCTGAGCGATGCGGGGATGCCGACCGTGAGCGATCCGGGCTACGGGCTGGTGGCCGCCGCCGCCGCGGCCGGCGTCGCGGTCAGCGTGATCCCCGGGCCGAGCGCGGTGCTGGCCGCGCTCGCGGTGTCGGGCCTTCCGACGGACCGGTTCACGTTCGAGGGGTTCCTGCCGCGCAAACCCGGTGACCGCCGGGCTGCGCTGCGCGCGCTGGCCACGGAGCGACGGACGATGGTCTTCTTCGAGTCGGCGACGCGGGTCGCGGCATCCCTCACCGACATCGCCGCGGCGCTGGGTGCCGAACGCCGTGTCGCGCTGTGCCGCGAGCTGACCAAGCTCTACGAGGAGGTCGTCCGAGGAACCGCCGCCTCGCTGGCGGAGTGGGCGGCCGACGGCGTGCGCGGCGAACTCGTCCTGGTCGTGGAAGGCGCACCGGCGGCGCAGATCTCGTTCCCGGATGCGGTCACGCAGGTGCTCGAGCTGGTGCGCACCGGCACTCGGCTCAAGGATGCCGCGGGCGAGGTGTCCGGCCACACCGGGCACTCGTCGCGCGAGTTGTACCAGGCCGCCCTCGCGGTCAAGAACTGA
- a CDS encoding aldo/keto reductase, translating into MTIPTVQLNDGFDIPQLGYGVFKVPPADTERAVAEALEVGYRHIDTAAIYGNEEGVGAAIQKSGIPRHELFVTTKLWNDRHDGDEPAAAIRESLDKLRLERVDLYLIHWPTPAKDNYLHAWEKLIELRSAGLARSIGVSNFLVPHLERIVGATGVTPAVDQIELHPAHQQRNVTDWAAANGVRIEAWGPLGQGKYDLFGIPAVKDAASAHRKTPAQVVLRWHIQKGNIVFPKSVRRERLQENLDVFDFELSDAQIRAIDDIDPGDGSGRVSAHPDEVE; encoded by the coding sequence ATGACGATTCCCACGGTTCAGCTCAACGACGGCTTCGACATCCCCCAGCTCGGCTACGGCGTGTTCAAGGTTCCGCCGGCCGACACGGAGCGCGCTGTCGCCGAGGCGCTCGAGGTCGGTTACCGTCACATCGACACCGCGGCGATCTACGGAAACGAAGAGGGCGTGGGGGCGGCCATCCAGAAGAGCGGCATCCCCCGCCACGAACTGTTCGTCACGACCAAGCTGTGGAACGACCGGCACGACGGCGACGAGCCGGCGGCGGCGATCCGCGAGAGCCTCGACAAGCTCCGTCTCGAGCGCGTCGACCTCTACCTGATCCACTGGCCGACCCCGGCCAAGGACAACTACCTGCATGCGTGGGAGAAGCTGATCGAACTGCGCTCGGCCGGCCTCGCGCGCAGCATCGGCGTCTCGAACTTCCTGGTGCCGCACCTCGAGCGCATCGTGGGCGCGACCGGCGTCACCCCTGCGGTCGACCAGATCGAACTGCACCCCGCCCACCAGCAGCGCAACGTGACCGACTGGGCCGCGGCGAACGGTGTGCGGATCGAGGCGTGGGGCCCGCTCGGGCAGGGCAAGTACGACCTGTTCGGCATCCCGGCTGTCAAGGACGCGGCATCCGCTCACCGCAAGACACCCGCCCAGGTGGTGCTGCGCTGGCACATCCAGAAGGGCAACATCGTCTTTCCCAAGTCGGTGCGTCGTGAGCGGCTCCAGGAGAACCTGGACGTGTTCGACTTCGAGCTCTCGGACGCCCAGATCCGTGCGATCGACGACATCGATCCTGGCGACGGTTCCGGCCGGGTCAGCGCGCACCCCGACGAGGTCGAGTGA
- the metG gene encoding methionine--tRNA ligase: MSTGESFYITTPIYYPSDVPHIGHGYTTVAVDTLARWHRQAGDDTWMLTGTDEHGQKMLRAAAANGATPQEWVDRLVAESWHPVLETLDVANDDFIRTTQERHEERVQKFVQAIYDRGYIYAGEFEALYCVGCEEFKTDSEIVDGTGPFEGLKVCAIHSKPLELLQEKNYFFKLSEFQDKLLELYRTVPDFVRPESARNEVVSFVKQGLKDLSISRSTFDWGIKVPWDQSHVIYVWVDALLNYATAVGYGSDPEEFARRWPAYHVVGKDILRFHAVIWPAMLMAAGVEVPKGVFAHGWLLVGGEKMSKSKLTGIAPSEITDVFGPDAYRFYFLSAIAFGQDGSFSWEDLSARYQAELANGFGNLASRTTAMIDRYFEGIVPPAGEYTDADLHIQKIVSDAASAADAAIERFRIDEAIAAIWTIVDALNGYITENEPWALAKDDAQRARLGTVLYTAAEGLRALAVLISPVTPIASEKLWVALGAADTLGRLQDQPIREAGRWGILPFGASVNALAPLFPRVEQSG, from the coding sequence GTGAGCACCGGGGAATCTTTCTACATCACGACGCCGATCTACTATCCGAGCGACGTGCCCCACATCGGCCACGGCTACACGACCGTGGCGGTGGACACGCTCGCACGCTGGCACCGCCAGGCGGGCGATGACACCTGGATGCTGACCGGCACCGACGAGCACGGGCAGAAGATGCTCCGTGCCGCCGCGGCGAACGGCGCCACCCCGCAGGAGTGGGTGGACCGGCTGGTCGCGGAGTCGTGGCACCCCGTGCTCGAGACGCTCGACGTCGCGAACGACGACTTCATCCGCACCACGCAGGAGCGCCACGAGGAGCGCGTGCAGAAGTTCGTGCAGGCGATCTACGACCGCGGCTACATCTACGCCGGCGAGTTCGAGGCGCTGTACTGCGTCGGCTGTGAGGAGTTCAAGACCGACTCGGAGATCGTCGACGGCACCGGGCCGTTCGAGGGGCTGAAGGTCTGCGCGATCCACTCCAAGCCCCTGGAGCTGCTGCAGGAGAAGAACTACTTCTTCAAGCTGAGCGAGTTCCAGGACAAGCTGCTCGAGCTGTACCGGACGGTGCCCGACTTCGTCCGGCCCGAGTCCGCGCGCAACGAGGTCGTCTCGTTCGTCAAGCAGGGACTGAAGGACCTGTCGATCTCGCGGTCCACGTTCGACTGGGGCATCAAGGTCCCGTGGGACCAGTCGCACGTGATCTACGTCTGGGTGGACGCGCTGCTGAACTACGCCACCGCCGTGGGCTACGGCTCCGACCCGGAGGAGTTCGCGCGCCGCTGGCCCGCCTACCACGTGGTCGGAAAGGACATCCTGCGCTTCCACGCGGTGATCTGGCCGGCGATGCTGATGGCCGCGGGCGTCGAGGTGCCCAAGGGCGTCTTCGCGCACGGCTGGCTGCTGGTCGGCGGCGAGAAGATGTCGAAGTCGAAGCTCACCGGCATCGCCCCGAGCGAGATCACCGACGTCTTCGGCCCCGACGCCTACCGGTTCTACTTCCTCTCGGCGATCGCGTTCGGACAGGACGGCTCGTTCTCGTGGGAGGACCTGTCGGCTCGCTATCAGGCCGAGCTGGCCAACGGCTTCGGCAATCTCGCTTCGCGCACGACGGCGATGATCGACCGGTACTTCGAGGGGATCGTGCCGCCCGCGGGGGAGTACACCGACGCGGACCTGCACATCCAGAAGATCGTGTCGGATGCCGCGTCCGCCGCGGATGCCGCCATCGAGCGGTTCCGCATCGACGAGGCGATCGCGGCGATCTGGACGATCGTCGACGCGCTGAACGGCTACATCACCGAGAACGAGCCGTGGGCGCTGGCCAAGGACGACGCGCAGCGCGCGCGTCTGGGCACGGTGCTGTACACGGCGGCCGAGGGGCTGCGCGCCCTGGCCGTGCTGATCTCGCCGGTGACGCCGATCGCGAGCGAGAAGCTGTGGGTCGCGCTGGGCGCGGCCGACACGCTCGGTCGTCTGCAGGATCAGCCGATCCGCGAGGCGGGGCGCTGGGGCATCCTGCCCTTCGGTGCGTCCGTGAACGCGCTGGCGCCGTTGTTCCCGCGCGTCGAACAAAGCGGATGA
- a CDS encoding thioredoxin domain-containing protein — MNPRLQHSASPYLRAHAGNPVAWYAWGDEAFAEARRRDVPVLVSIGYSTCHWCHVMARESFSDDETAAAVNADFVAVKVDREEHPEVDAAYMSAAAAFTPHLGWPLTVFVTPNGRPFYAGTYFPPEPRSGMPSFRQVLAAVREAWIERRGEVDGTADAVTQALAEARSSASTGGQIPSVEDLAAAAAAVAAREDREYGGFGDGDPATPKFPIATALRFLQTPVVRIADPAASAVAERALTAMASSPLRDPVEGGFFRYATRRDWTVPHYERMLTDNAQLLEVAVDADDERTARGIAGFLTDVLQQPAGGFGAAQDSESWIDGVRSEGGYYLRDAASRAGIDPPAVDGKVVTGWNGLAIAALARAGARLDEPAWIESARWAADAVIGANIDAAGRLVRAALDEIPSRAAATLADYGQFAAGLVALGAATGEVVYAVRARELVTACVAEDGTVRAPGGGDPVLAAQGISSPDAASDGDEPSGHAALADAALSLWQLGASEDLRHLATGVVAAHAAGALAQPIAHGALLRVAARLARAPRQVVVVGDDPASALLRAARRIPAEVLAIVTAAQSAQWATAGFALFEGKAPLGGRTTAYDCRDFTCRLPVTDPAELES, encoded by the coding sequence GTGAATCCGCGTCTGCAGCACTCCGCCAGCCCCTACCTGAGGGCTCACGCGGGCAACCCCGTCGCCTGGTACGCCTGGGGCGACGAGGCCTTCGCGGAAGCGCGGCGGCGGGACGTGCCCGTCCTGGTCTCGATCGGCTACTCGACCTGCCACTGGTGCCATGTGATGGCGCGGGAGTCGTTCTCCGACGACGAGACCGCGGCCGCGGTCAACGCGGACTTCGTGGCGGTGAAGGTCGACCGCGAGGAGCATCCCGAGGTCGACGCCGCGTATATGTCCGCGGCCGCCGCGTTCACGCCGCACCTGGGCTGGCCGTTGACGGTGTTCGTGACCCCGAACGGTCGCCCGTTCTACGCCGGGACGTACTTTCCCCCCGAACCGCGGTCGGGCATGCCGTCGTTCCGTCAGGTGCTGGCCGCGGTCCGCGAGGCCTGGATCGAGCGTCGTGGCGAGGTCGACGGCACCGCCGACGCGGTGACGCAGGCGCTCGCCGAGGCGCGCAGCAGCGCGTCGACGGGCGGACAGATCCCCTCCGTCGAAGACCTGGCTGCGGCCGCCGCCGCGGTCGCAGCACGCGAGGACCGCGAGTACGGCGGTTTCGGAGACGGCGATCCCGCGACCCCGAAGTTTCCGATCGCGACCGCGCTGCGGTTCCTGCAGACTCCCGTCGTCCGGATCGCCGACCCCGCGGCATCCGCCGTCGCGGAGCGGGCACTGACCGCGATGGCGTCCTCGCCCCTGCGCGACCCCGTCGAGGGAGGCTTCTTCCGCTACGCCACCCGGCGCGACTGGACGGTCCCGCACTACGAGCGGATGCTGACCGACAACGCGCAGCTGCTGGAGGTCGCCGTCGACGCGGACGACGAGCGCACCGCGCGCGGCATCGCGGGATTCCTCACCGATGTCCTGCAGCAGCCCGCGGGCGGGTTCGGCGCCGCGCAGGACTCGGAGTCCTGGATCGACGGCGTGCGCAGCGAGGGCGGGTACTACCTGCGGGATGCCGCGTCCCGCGCGGGCATCGATCCGCCCGCCGTCGACGGCAAGGTCGTGACCGGGTGGAACGGGCTCGCCATCGCGGCCCTGGCCCGAGCCGGGGCGCGCCTGGACGAACCGGCGTGGATCGAGTCGGCGCGCTGGGCGGCGGACGCCGTGATCGGTGCGAACATCGACGCGGCCGGGCGACTCGTCCGCGCGGCGCTGGATGAGATCCCCTCCCGGGCCGCGGCGACCCTCGCCGACTACGGCCAGTTCGCCGCGGGACTGGTGGCCCTGGGCGCGGCCACGGGCGAGGTCGTCTACGCCGTGCGGGCCCGCGAGCTCGTCACCGCGTGCGTTGCCGAGGACGGCACGGTGCGGGCCCCGGGTGGCGGCGACCCTGTGCTGGCCGCGCAGGGCATCTCCAGCCCGGATGCCGCCTCCGACGGGGACGAGCCGTCCGGTCACGCCGCGCTGGCCGACGCCGCGCTGTCGCTGTGGCAGCTCGGGGCGAGCGAGGACCTCCGCCACCTCGCCACGGGCGTCGTCGCTGCGCACGCGGCCGGCGCGCTGGCCCAGCCGATCGCGCACGGCGCGCTGCTCCGCGTCGCCGCACGGCTGGCGCGGGCTCCCCGACAGGTGGTCGTCGTCGGGGATGACCCGGCATCCGCGTTGCTTCGAGCCGCCCGCCGCATCCCTGCGGAGGTCCTGGCGATCGTGACCGCGGCGCAGTCCGCGCAGTGGGCGACGGCGGGCTTCGCGCTGTTCGAGGGCAAGGCGCCGCTCGGCGGCCGGACGACGGCGTACGACTGCCGGGACTTCACCTGCCGTCTGCCGGTCACCGATCCGGCGGAACTCGAGTCCTGA
- a CDS encoding dolichyl-phosphate-mannose--protein mannosyltransferase — translation MTATAPLLPRMRPSFYDRWTSRTAADPRLARRWAWLAPLLVTVLAGILRLWDLGRPHALVFDETYYVKDAWAQWILGYAAKWPDGANAAFLAGDTEGFTSAGSFVVHPPLGKFLIGVGMAIFGPDSSFGWRITTALFGTATVLVLYLVAKALTGSVAFATVASFLMAIDGLAIVLSRIALLDIFLTFFVLLAFWFVLLDRREHAVRLAALVATRSADGERPAWGPVLWSRPWVMAAGAAAGAATGVKWSGVYVVAGLGIYLVVTDALARRRAGVGFWPTDAAFRQGPVTFVLFVPIAVVVYLASWIGWLATDGGWDRHSAELAPATGVWSWVPSAFHSLWLYHRAIYDFHVGLSSAHAYASPAWQWPLLLRPTSMYAETTPYGEAGCLSANGCIENIYSMPNPLIWFAGIAAVIYLVYRFVRTRDWRYAVVFTGIGVTYVPWLLYPERTMFQFYTIAMLPFVLLALTFALRDVAGAHHTDLYRRLSGQRMVLVFLLVATVLSAFWYPIVTGMPVPYDFWRAHNWLPGWV, via the coding sequence GTGACGGCGACCGCTCCTCTCCTCCCCCGGATGCGGCCGTCCTTCTACGATCGGTGGACGAGCCGCACCGCCGCGGATCCGCGCCTGGCCCGGCGCTGGGCATGGCTTGCTCCGCTGCTCGTGACAGTGCTTGCCGGCATCCTTCGGCTGTGGGACCTGGGTCGCCCGCACGCGCTCGTCTTCGATGAGACGTATTACGTCAAGGACGCGTGGGCGCAGTGGATCCTCGGCTACGCGGCGAAGTGGCCCGACGGCGCCAATGCGGCCTTCCTGGCCGGCGATACCGAGGGCTTCACCTCGGCGGGCAGCTTCGTCGTGCACCCGCCGCTGGGGAAGTTCCTGATCGGCGTCGGCATGGCGATCTTCGGCCCCGACTCGTCGTTCGGCTGGCGCATCACGACGGCACTGTTCGGCACCGCGACGGTGCTCGTGCTCTACCTCGTCGCAAAGGCCCTGACCGGGTCGGTGGCATTCGCGACGGTCGCCTCGTTCCTGATGGCGATCGACGGCCTGGCGATCGTGCTGAGCCGGATCGCGCTGCTGGACATCTTCCTGACGTTCTTCGTGCTGCTGGCGTTCTGGTTCGTGCTGCTCGATCGGCGGGAGCACGCGGTGCGGCTGGCCGCGCTGGTCGCGACCCGGTCGGCGGACGGAGAGCGTCCGGCCTGGGGACCGGTGCTCTGGAGTCGTCCGTGGGTGATGGCCGCAGGCGCCGCGGCCGGTGCCGCGACGGGCGTGAAGTGGTCCGGCGTGTACGTGGTGGCCGGACTCGGCATCTACCTCGTGGTCACTGACGCGCTCGCGCGACGCCGCGCCGGCGTGGGATTCTGGCCGACGGATGCCGCGTTCCGGCAGGGACCAGTGACCTTCGTGCTCTTCGTGCCGATCGCCGTGGTCGTCTACCTGGCCTCATGGATCGGCTGGCTGGCCACCGATGGTGGGTGGGATCGTCACAGCGCGGAGCTCGCGCCGGCGACGGGCGTCTGGTCGTGGGTGCCGTCCGCCTTCCACAGCCTCTGGCTGTACCACCGGGCGATCTACGACTTCCACGTCGGACTCAGTTCGGCGCACGCCTATGCCAGCCCGGCGTGGCAGTGGCCCCTTCTGCTGCGCCCCACGTCGATGTACGCAGAGACGACGCCCTACGGTGAGGCCGGCTGTCTTTCCGCGAACGGGTGCATCGAGAACATCTACAGCATGCCGAACCCGCTGATCTGGTTCGCCGGCATCGCGGCGGTGATCTACCTCGTGTACCGGTTCGTGCGGACGCGCGACTGGCGCTATGCGGTCGTGTTCACCGGCATCGGGGTCACCTACGTGCCGTGGCTGCTGTATCCCGAGCGCACGATGTTCCAGTTCTATACGATCGCGATGCTCCCCTTCGTGCTGCTGGCGCTCACCTTCGCCCTGCGGGACGTCGCCGGCGCCCACCACACCGACCTGTATCGGCGGCTGAGCGGGCAACGGATGGTGCTGGTCTTCCTGCTGGTCGCGACGGTGCTGTCGGCGTTCTGGTATCCGATCGTCACCGGGATGCCGGTGCCCTACGACTTCTGGCGCGCCCACAACTGGCTGCCAGGCTGGGTGTAG